A window of Pusillimonas sp. T7-7 contains these coding sequences:
- the rimP gene encoding ribosome maturation factor RimP: MADIFALTQEAIAGMDVELVDVERAPLGLLRVTIDRAEGVRIEDCEQVSKHLSRVFEVENIDYKRLEVGSPGIDRPLKRVADFIRFANERVEIKLREAIDNRKVYAGVLRVSENVASDPSANPVFGLELEPTSRKEPAQVLDFAFDDVDRAKLDPILDFKGNKR; the protein is encoded by the coding sequence ATGGCAGATATATTCGCATTGACACAAGAAGCCATTGCCGGCATGGATGTCGAGCTTGTCGACGTTGAGCGTGCGCCGCTTGGGCTTCTGCGCGTCACTATCGATCGCGCCGAAGGCGTGCGGATCGAAGACTGCGAACAGGTTTCAAAGCATTTGTCACGCGTGTTCGAAGTTGAGAATATCGACTACAAGCGTCTTGAAGTGGGTTCGCCTGGCATCGACCGTCCGTTAAAGCGGGTTGCCGATTTTATTCGATTTGCCAATGAGCGGGTTGAAATCAAGCTGCGCGAAGCCATTGATAACCGCAAGGTATATGCAGGTGTGCTGCGCGTCTCTGAAAATGTAGCTTCCGATCCGTCCGCGAATCCGGTATTTGGCCTTGAGCTCGAGCCTACTTCGCGCAAAGAGCCGGCACAGGTGCTTGACTTTGCCTTCGACGACGTTGATCGTGCAAAACTGGATCCCATTCTCGATTTCAAGGGTAATAAGCGATGA
- a CDS encoding GTP-binding protein: MAGKIPVTVVSGFLGSGKTTLLNRLLIQARNADDAQAHDRTVVLINELGAVSLDHERFLQLDDHIVLLESGCICCAVRGDLVNALRQLFLDALHRKIPPFSALLIETTGIADPAPVMYTLQYERFLADRYTYAGCITVVDGEHGVEQLRRHPEALRQVALADVLAISKSGMALQEKMPVLRQELQQLNPAAPVFLTQELPGLNALLSMTAAQSWDRPPCGKTSMWTGQAMVNQASAHTGVGVLMMKWAQPWVRSKSMRALSELLNGMGAGLLRLKGRIHFQGEAHASAVHAVHQHLYPIEAIAEPKSGVFGVDSDQAAPVGGHERPDINSSDSVLLLIYRDLEEARLLQRVQDLFPGGERVLSPDGNFIQ, from the coding sequence ATGGCTGGAAAAATACCCGTAACGGTTGTGTCCGGTTTCTTGGGTAGTGGAAAAACAACTTTGCTGAACCGCTTGCTGATCCAGGCGCGGAATGCCGATGATGCACAAGCTCATGATCGCACGGTGGTGCTGATTAATGAACTGGGTGCCGTCAGTCTGGATCACGAGCGATTTCTGCAGCTTGACGACCATATTGTGCTGCTGGAGTCAGGCTGCATTTGTTGCGCGGTTCGCGGAGACCTGGTGAATGCCTTGCGTCAGTTATTTCTGGATGCCTTGCACCGAAAGATTCCGCCGTTTTCGGCGTTGCTCATAGAAACCACGGGTATCGCAGATCCAGCGCCGGTCATGTATACCTTGCAATATGAACGCTTCCTGGCCGATCGCTATACCTATGCCGGGTGCATTACGGTAGTTGACGGCGAGCACGGTGTAGAGCAGTTGCGACGGCACCCCGAAGCGCTGCGGCAGGTCGCGCTGGCTGATGTGCTGGCCATCAGCAAGTCCGGTATGGCTTTACAGGAAAAAATGCCGGTCTTGCGGCAGGAACTGCAGCAGTTGAATCCCGCTGCCCCTGTGTTTCTGACACAGGAACTGCCTGGATTGAATGCGTTGCTGAGCATGACGGCCGCACAATCATGGGACAGGCCGCCTTGCGGCAAGACTTCAATGTGGACTGGCCAGGCTATGGTCAACCAGGCTTCCGCGCATACGGGTGTGGGCGTGTTGATGATGAAATGGGCTCAGCCGTGGGTTCGCTCCAAAAGCATGCGGGCGCTGTCCGAATTGTTGAACGGTATGGGAGCGGGGTTGTTGCGTTTGAAAGGTCGCATTCACTTTCAGGGCGAAGCCCATGCAAGCGCAGTGCATGCCGTGCACCAACATTTGTACCCAATAGAGGCGATTGCAGAGCCCAAAAGCGGGGTGTTTGGGGTCGATTCAGACCAAGCCGCGCCTGTGGGCGGTCATGAACGCCCGGATATAAATAGCAGTGATTCCGTGCTGCTGTTGATTTATCGTGATCTGGAAGAGGCCCGATTGCTGCAGCGGGTGCAAGACTTATTTCCGGGAGGGGAACGGGTATTGTCGCCTGATGGCAACTTTATCCAGTGA
- the nusA gene encoding transcription termination factor NusA has protein sequence MSREILLLVDALAREKNVGREVVFGALENALASAMKKRFKEDADIRVTIDRMSGEHEGFRRWLVVPDDAGLQEPDQQELLSDAQEIVPGIEVGEYIEEQLEPEEFGRIGAQAAKQAILQKIRDAEREQVLNDFLERGENIISGTVKRMDKGDAIIETGKIEARLPRSETIPKENIRIGDRIRAWVLKVDHTARGQQVILSRTAPDFIRQLFENEVPEIEQGLLEIKAAARDPGVRAKIAVIAYDKRIDPIGTCVGMRGSRVTAVRNELGGEQVDIVLWAEDPAEFVIGALAPAHVDSIVVDEDKHAMDVVVDAENLPKAIGARGQNVRLASELTGWQINIMTPEESQNRQEEERTGLRQAFITKLDVDEEVADILIDEGFTGLEEIAYVPLQELLEIEAFDEDTINELRTRARNALLTEAIAQEERVQTVAQDLLEVEGMNPELVAKLAENEVLTLDDLAELATDELAEISGMSEDEASQMIMRARAHWFDEES, from the coding sequence ATGAGTCGCGAAATTCTTTTATTGGTTGACGCCCTAGCGCGTGAAAAAAACGTTGGCCGCGAGGTCGTTTTCGGCGCGCTTGAAAATGCACTGGCATCAGCCATGAAAAAACGTTTCAAGGAAGATGCCGATATCCGGGTGACCATCGATCGCATGTCTGGCGAGCACGAGGGTTTTCGCCGCTGGCTGGTCGTGCCCGATGACGCTGGTCTGCAAGAGCCCGATCAGCAAGAATTGCTTTCCGACGCGCAGGAAATTGTCCCCGGAATTGAAGTGGGCGAATATATCGAAGAACAGCTTGAGCCTGAAGAGTTCGGCCGTATCGGCGCCCAGGCGGCCAAGCAGGCCATATTGCAGAAAATTCGCGATGCCGAGCGTGAGCAGGTGCTCAATGACTTCCTTGAGCGAGGCGAAAACATCATATCCGGCACCGTCAAGCGCATGGACAAGGGCGATGCCATTATCGAGACAGGCAAGATTGAAGCGCGTCTGCCGCGTTCCGAAACCATCCCTAAAGAAAACATCCGCATAGGTGACCGCATACGCGCCTGGGTGCTCAAGGTTGACCATACCGCAAGAGGCCAACAAGTCATTCTGTCGCGAACGGCCCCCGATTTTATTCGTCAGTTGTTTGAAAATGAAGTGCCCGAAATCGAGCAGGGTCTGCTCGAAATCAAGGCGGCTGCCCGCGACCCTGGCGTCCGAGCCAAAATTGCCGTCATTGCCTACGATAAGCGTATTGATCCTATCGGTACTTGTGTAGGTATGCGTGGCTCACGCGTGACGGCTGTCCGCAACGAGTTGGGCGGCGAGCAGGTCGACATCGTCCTGTGGGCCGAAGACCCGGCAGAATTCGTCATTGGCGCCCTGGCGCCTGCCCATGTCGACTCCATCGTGGTCGACGAAGACAAACACGCCATGGATGTCGTGGTCGACGCCGAGAACCTTCCCAAGGCGATCGGTGCGCGCGGCCAGAATGTTCGCTTGGCTTCTGAGCTTACAGGTTGGCAGATCAACATCATGACGCCCGAGGAAAGCCAGAATCGTCAGGAAGAAGAGCGTACCGGGTTGCGTCAGGCTTTCATCACCAAGCTTGATGTCGACGAAGAAGTTGCCGATATCCTGATTGACGAGGGCTTTACAGGTCTTGAAGAAATCGCCTACGTTCCGCTGCAGGAACTGCTCGAGATCGAAGCCTTTGACGAAGACACCATCAACGAGTTGCGTACACGGGCACGTAATGCCCTGCTGACCGAAGCCATTGCTCAGGAAGAGCGGGTTCAAACCGTTGCGCAAGATTTGCTCGAAGTTGAAGGCATGAACCCCGAACTGGTAGCCAAGCTGGCCGAGAACGAGGTGCTTACCCTTGATGATCTGGCTGAGCTGGCCACTGATGAGCTGGCGGAAATTTCTGGCATGTCTGAAGACGAAGCCAGTCAAATGATCATGCGTGCCCGGGCACATTGGTTCGATGAAGAGTCCTGA
- the truB gene encoding tRNA pseudouridine(55) synthase TruB, whose protein sequence is MASRRGQMLDGVLLLDKPEGLSSNHALQRAKRALDARKAGHTGTLDPFATGLLVCCLGRATKISGKMLEADKGYVATLRLGEETDSGDLTGNIVAQAPPEFKGVTQAEFEKVLPQFRGEIEQIPPMYSALKRDGKPLYEYARQGIELDRPARKVTIHALELLQFNGFEAEIFVECSKGTYIRTLAQDIGRQLGCGAHLNALRRTRVGPFKLDDAVGLEALQSMAAPQTTLIALDALPAGLSPSSTLQKDEL, encoded by the coding sequence ATGGCTTCCCGACGCGGGCAGATGCTCGATGGTGTCCTGTTGCTGGACAAACCGGAAGGTTTGTCCAGCAATCACGCTCTTCAGCGGGCGAAAAGGGCTCTGGATGCCCGCAAGGCCGGGCACACGGGCACACTGGATCCTTTCGCTACCGGCCTGCTGGTTTGCTGCCTGGGCCGTGCGACCAAGATTTCAGGAAAAATGCTTGAGGCCGACAAAGGCTATGTGGCAACCTTGCGTCTGGGCGAGGAAACCGACTCGGGCGATTTGACGGGCAATATCGTTGCTCAGGCGCCGCCAGAGTTCAAAGGCGTGACCCAGGCGGAGTTTGAAAAAGTCTTGCCACAATTTCGTGGTGAAATAGAACAGATCCCACCCATGTATTCGGCCTTGAAGCGCGACGGAAAACCCTTGTACGAGTACGCGCGTCAAGGTATTGAGCTTGACCGGCCTGCTCGCAAGGTAACCATACACGCGCTGGAACTTCTGCAGTTCAACGGGTTCGAAGCCGAGATCTTTGTTGAATGCAGCAAGGGTACTTATATACGCACTTTGGCTCAAGACATTGGTCGCCAGTTGGGCTGTGGTGCACATCTGAATGCCTTGCGGCGTACGCGCGTAGGCCCTTTCAAGCTTGACGATGCCGTTGGGCTGGAAGCACTGCAATCCATGGCAGCGCCTCAAACCACTTTAATTGCTCTCGATGCCTTGCCTGCCGGCCTGTCGCCATCAAGCACCCTACAAAAGGACGAACTATGA
- the rbfA gene encoding 30S ribosome-binding factor RbfA, protein MGRHKSKPNPGRNTRLADQIQKDLAGLIQRELDVSRAGLITLTSVELSADYAHAKVYFTVMGAEPEAASAALAEKAGWLHSLLFKLLHIHTVPTLRFIHDDQLARGIELSQLIDRANRPQVEPFKPSEPEDPDEQS, encoded by the coding sequence ATGGGTCGACACAAGTCCAAACCTAATCCGGGCCGCAATACCCGGCTTGCCGACCAGATCCAGAAGGATCTGGCTGGCTTGATTCAGCGCGAGCTCGATGTGTCTCGCGCCGGACTGATCACTCTGACTTCAGTCGAACTATCGGCTGACTATGCGCATGCCAAGGTGTATTTCACCGTCATGGGCGCCGAACCCGAAGCGGCCAGCGCCGCCCTGGCCGAGAAAGCCGGCTGGCTGCATTCGCTGCTGTTCAAGCTTTTACATATTCATACCGTGCCCACCTTGCGTTTTATTCACGACGATCAATTGGCACGTGGTATTGAACTGTCGCAGCTTATAGACCGGGCGAACCGCCCGCAGGTCGAACCTTTCAAACCCTCGGAGCCCGAGGACCCCGACGAACAGTCCTAG
- the infB gene encoding translation initiation factor IF-2 produces MPSNTVAQFAVELKMPANVLLEQLRSAGVELKSVDDAVTDADKAKLLESLRRAHGGNEGKKITLTRRQTSEIRQADGSGRSRTIQVEVRKKRVFVKRDPAELINEAARADAEAVEVAEQAVVADVPEATAIESADQHAPAAEQQAPVAEQAAAPKEAEPASVVAESEAKPAAPADSADDVQSEAPTPVVETEPVSQEPAQAAEPEQASEESVAQELPKADTPVQAEAAAEQESDAKPEAKAADVESQPKAAAKPAARPGKTAARRAPAAEPVVDEDRERARRAAEAEAAALREMLSRPRKVLKAPEPDAGNLSGTLHKPAGAKGAKKDGKAGDAKKVIKTAEVSSSWTDDSGRKKPAAKADAPPASPSRDGWRAGGKAGKGGKGNARGRGRNAQPERKEIQPVEFIAREVHVPETISVADLAHKMSIKAAEVIKHLMKLGQMVTINQVLDQETAMIVVEELGHTAIAAKLDDPEAFLELTESVEADQLPRAPVVTVMGHVDHGKTSLLDYIRRTKVASGEAGGITQHIGAYNVKTERGMVTFLDTPGHEAFTAMRARGAQATDIVILVVASDDGVMPQTKEAIHHAKAAGVPLVVAITKIDKPDGNPERVKQELVAEEVVPEEYGGDVPFVGVSAKTGEGIDSLLENVLLQAEILELTAAVDAPAKGIVVEARLDKGRGPVATILVQSGTLNRGDAVLAGASFGRVRAMLNENGKPVTSAGPSMPVEIQGLTEVPAAGDEVISMADERKAREIALFRQGKFRDVKLARQQAAKLESMFDNIGEGAQTLALIIKTDVQGSQEALVSSLTKLSTEEVRVQVVHAAVGGISESDVNLAIASHAVVIGFNVRAEQSAKKLAENNDIDLRYYNIIYDAVDDVRNALSGMLAPEKREEVIGMVEIREVYNVSRVGNIAGCMVTDGVVRRDSQVRLLRNHVVHWTGWIDSLRRFKDDVKEVKSGFDCGITLKGNNDIEIGDQLEIFEIKEIARTL; encoded by the coding sequence ATGCCGAGTAACACCGTCGCCCAGTTCGCTGTTGAACTGAAAATGCCTGCGAACGTACTGCTGGAGCAGTTGCGTTCCGCTGGCGTTGAACTCAAGTCGGTTGACGATGCCGTCACTGACGCGGATAAGGCGAAGCTTCTTGAGTCGTTGCGTCGTGCCCATGGCGGGAACGAAGGCAAGAAAATTACCCTGACTCGTCGTCAAACCTCCGAGATCCGGCAGGCCGACGGTTCCGGACGCTCGCGCACAATTCAAGTCGAGGTGAGAAAGAAACGCGTGTTCGTCAAGCGCGATCCCGCCGAGCTTATCAACGAAGCGGCTCGCGCTGATGCTGAGGCTGTCGAGGTGGCCGAGCAGGCTGTGGTTGCTGATGTACCTGAAGCGACTGCCATTGAGTCGGCCGACCAGCATGCACCAGCAGCAGAGCAGCAGGCGCCTGTGGCCGAGCAGGCAGCGGCGCCTAAAGAAGCCGAGCCTGCTTCGGTAGTAGCCGAGTCGGAAGCAAAGCCCGCAGCACCGGCGGATTCCGCAGACGACGTTCAGTCCGAGGCTCCGACACCTGTTGTTGAAACCGAGCCCGTCAGTCAAGAGCCGGCCCAGGCCGCAGAGCCCGAGCAAGCGTCTGAAGAGTCTGTTGCTCAGGAATTGCCCAAAGCCGATACACCTGTGCAGGCTGAAGCAGCGGCTGAGCAAGAATCAGACGCCAAGCCTGAAGCCAAGGCCGCAGACGTCGAAAGCCAGCCCAAGGCAGCTGCCAAGCCTGCGGCCCGTCCTGGAAAAACCGCTGCGCGCCGTGCGCCCGCTGCCGAACCTGTGGTCGATGAGGATCGCGAGCGCGCCCGCCGTGCCGCTGAAGCGGAAGCGGCGGCGCTGCGTGAAATGCTCAGCCGTCCGCGCAAGGTTCTTAAAGCGCCCGAGCCCGATGCCGGCAATCTGTCTGGCACTCTGCACAAGCCGGCAGGCGCGAAAGGCGCCAAGAAAGACGGGAAGGCAGGCGATGCCAAGAAAGTCATCAAGACTGCAGAAGTCTCTTCATCCTGGACTGACGACAGCGGGCGTAAAAAGCCTGCCGCCAAGGCCGATGCACCTCCAGCCAGTCCCAGCCGCGACGGCTGGCGTGCTGGTGGCAAGGCAGGCAAGGGCGGCAAGGGCAACGCCCGTGGTCGCGGCCGCAACGCGCAACCAGAACGCAAAGAAATACAGCCGGTCGAGTTCATTGCCCGTGAAGTCCATGTGCCTGAAACCATTTCAGTCGCCGATCTGGCTCACAAAATGTCCATCAAGGCGGCTGAAGTCATCAAGCATTTGATGAAGCTTGGGCAAATGGTCACGATCAACCAGGTTCTCGATCAGGAAACAGCCATGATTGTGGTCGAAGAACTCGGCCATACCGCCATTGCCGCCAAGCTCGATGACCCCGAAGCGTTCCTCGAGTTGACTGAAAGCGTAGAAGCAGACCAGTTGCCTCGTGCCCCGGTCGTTACCGTCATGGGTCACGTCGACCACGGCAAGACATCGCTGCTCGACTATATCCGCCGCACCAAAGTGGCGTCGGGCGAAGCGGGCGGCATTACACAGCACATTGGTGCTTACAACGTCAAAACCGAACGTGGCATGGTCACCTTCCTTGACACGCCCGGACACGAAGCCTTTACGGCCATGCGCGCCCGTGGCGCTCAGGCAACTGACATTGTGATTTTGGTGGTGGCCTCAGACGACGGCGTGATGCCGCAAACCAAAGAGGCCATCCACCATGCCAAGGCAGCTGGTGTGCCCCTGGTCGTAGCCATTACCAAAATAGACAAGCCCGATGGCAACCCCGAGCGGGTCAAGCAGGAATTGGTCGCCGAAGAGGTCGTTCCGGAAGAATACGGTGGCGATGTTCCCTTTGTGGGCGTGTCGGCCAAAACAGGTGAAGGTATTGATTCCTTGCTTGAAAACGTATTGCTTCAGGCCGAAATCCTTGAGCTGACTGCGGCGGTCGATGCGCCGGCCAAGGGTATTGTGGTTGAAGCACGTCTCGACAAGGGTCGTGGCCCGGTCGCAACCATACTGGTGCAAAGCGGCACACTGAACCGTGGCGACGCCGTGTTGGCTGGCGCAAGCTTCGGCCGTGTGCGTGCCATGCTGAACGAAAATGGCAAGCCTGTGACCAGCGCAGGCCCATCCATGCCTGTTGAAATCCAGGGCCTCACCGAGGTTCCGGCAGCTGGCGACGAGGTCATCTCCATGGCTGACGAGCGCAAGGCCCGTGAAATCGCCTTGTTCCGTCAGGGCAAATTCCGCGACGTCAAGCTGGCGCGTCAGCAGGCAGCCAAGCTGGAGTCCATGTTCGATAACATCGGTGAAGGTGCTCAAACACTTGCACTGATCATCAAGACTGACGTGCAGGGCTCACAAGAGGCTTTGGTGTCTTCGCTGACCAAGCTGTCCACCGAAGAAGTCCGTGTACAGGTTGTACACGCGGCCGTAGGCGGCATCTCTGAAAGCGACGTCAACCTGGCCATTGCTTCGCATGCGGTGGTCATCGGATTTAACGTCCGGGCCGAGCAAAGCGCCAAGAAATTGGCCGAGAACAACGATATCGATCTGCGTTACTACAACATCATCTACGATGCGGTCGATGATGTACGCAATGCCTTGTCGGGCATGCTGGCTCCTGAAAAACGGGAAGAAGTCATCGGTATGGTCGAAATCCGCGAGGTCTACAACGTTTCGCGCGTCGGCAATATTGCTGGTTGCATGGTCACCGATGGCGTTGTGCGTCGCGACTCCCAAGTTCGCTTGCTGCGTAATCATGTGGTGCACTGGACGGGCTGGATCGATTCCCTGCGCCGCTTCAAGGATGACGTCAAAGAAGTCAAGTCTGGCTTCGATTGCGGTATTACCCTCAAGGGCAATAACGATATCGAAATCGGCGACCAGCTTGAAATCTTTGAAATCAAAGAAATTGCCCGGACGCTCTAA
- a CDS encoding pseudouridine synthase, with translation MTEINKETGSDASDAQAGAGTEQANGEVKAAAPRGRGRKLRTPFRRRRGDAQADASPEAVRPDGQTGEGVQVQAIEPGDAPKPARNPRRRKAPVADAPDAEQAAASRPRGRGARREENPESEKETEQALAYLDNAAQISQRLGKYLNSDALTPKLHKVLADAGVGSRREMEELIVAGRVSVNGEPAHIGQRVGANDQVRVNGRPIVRPNAKKPPRIILYHKPAGEIVSHDDPEGRATVFARLPKMRVGKWLSVGRLDLNTEGLLILTTSGDLANRLMHPRYGAEREYAVRVLGELGEEQQDKLLKGIQLEDGLAQFGSLEYLGGEGSNRWYRVTLKEGRNREVRRMFEAAGVTVSRLIRTRFGEVVLPRNLRRGRWEELDSSLVTALMLQLGLLREDDSDERGAGSGRGERQPVSHDSALPPGFGTLERNGTNGAKVSRRGKLSGGRPQRAATAQAYPSDPYGTGLMFSGGLPNGHPTAGRGKPGTSKAGGNKAHGNKAGGRGKTADGRSQKPAGQARDEGEVRTTAGAGDARRRGAGARPAKAAGPKSAARPSRGENKAKSAGPRARSGAARGDDWQPRGASAHESHLGKLGGGRSR, from the coding sequence ATGACTGAGATAAATAAGGAAACAGGCTCGGATGCGAGCGATGCGCAGGCTGGCGCCGGCACAGAACAGGCTAATGGCGAGGTGAAAGCCGCTGCGCCGCGTGGTCGTGGCCGTAAACTGCGCACCCCATTTCGTCGCCGCCGTGGCGATGCGCAAGCCGACGCGTCGCCTGAAGCCGTTCGGCCCGACGGGCAGACAGGGGAGGGTGTGCAGGTGCAAGCGATTGAGCCGGGTGATGCTCCAAAGCCAGCTCGTAATCCGCGCCGCCGTAAGGCGCCTGTGGCCGATGCGCCTGATGCCGAGCAGGCAGCTGCAAGCCGGCCGCGCGGGCGCGGCGCTCGCCGAGAGGAGAACCCTGAATCCGAGAAAGAGACGGAGCAGGCGCTGGCCTATCTGGACAATGCGGCGCAAATCTCGCAGCGCCTGGGCAAGTATCTTAATAGTGATGCACTGACACCCAAGCTGCATAAGGTTCTGGCCGATGCCGGCGTGGGTTCCCGCCGTGAAATGGAAGAGCTGATCGTTGCCGGGCGTGTTTCGGTGAATGGCGAGCCTGCTCACATAGGGCAGCGTGTTGGAGCCAATGACCAGGTTCGTGTAAATGGACGCCCGATCGTTCGTCCGAATGCCAAAAAGCCGCCACGCATTATTCTGTATCACAAACCGGCAGGCGAAATCGTCAGCCACGATGACCCGGAAGGCCGTGCAACGGTGTTTGCGCGCTTGCCCAAGATGCGTGTGGGCAAATGGCTGTCGGTTGGGCGACTGGATCTTAATACCGAAGGTTTGCTTATTCTGACAACATCCGGTGACTTGGCAAATCGCCTGATGCATCCGCGCTATGGCGCTGAGCGCGAATATGCGGTCAGGGTATTGGGTGAGCTGGGCGAGGAGCAGCAGGACAAGCTGTTGAAAGGCATTCAGCTGGAAGACGGCCTTGCTCAGTTTGGCTCCCTGGAATACCTGGGCGGCGAAGGCAGCAATCGCTGGTATCGCGTCACATTGAAAGAAGGGCGTAACCGGGAAGTGCGCCGCATGTTTGAAGCGGCAGGCGTCACCGTCAGTCGTCTTATTCGGACACGTTTTGGCGAGGTGGTATTGCCGCGCAACTTGCGCCGGGGGCGTTGGGAAGAGCTCGATAGCTCGCTGGTGACGGCGTTGATGCTGCAACTGGGCTTGTTGCGTGAAGATGATTCCGATGAGCGTGGTGCTGGCTCCGGTCGAGGTGAGCGTCAGCCTGTGTCTCACGATAGTGCCTTGCCTCCCGGGTTTGGCACGCTGGAGCGTAACGGCACGAATGGCGCAAAGGTCAGTCGCCGTGGCAAACTGTCTGGCGGACGTCCGCAGCGCGCGGCAACAGCGCAAGCCTATCCATCCGATCCTTACGGTACCGGGCTGATGTTCAGCGGAGGCTTGCCCAATGGCCATCCTACGGCTGGCCGCGGCAAGCCCGGCACCAGCAAGGCAGGTGGAAACAAGGCGCATGGAAACAAAGCGGGTGGACGGGGTAAGACCGCCGATGGCCGTAGCCAGAAACCCGCCGGACAGGCCAGGGATGAGGGCGAGGTCAGGACGACCGCTGGCGCCGGCGACGCACGGCGTCGCGGGGCAGGCGCCCGCCCCGCCAAAGCGGCGGGCCCTAAATCCGCGGCCCGCCCATCGCGTGGTGAAAACAAGGCAAAATCTGCAGGGCCCCGGGCCAGGTCCGGGGCGGCTCGCGGCGACGACTGGCAGCCTCGGGGCGCCTCGGCCCATGAGTCTCATTTAGGCAAGTTGGGCGGTGGCCGTAGCCGCTAA
- the scpB gene encoding SMC-Scp complex subunit ScpB, giving the protein MTEAEIIRVLETALLCADQPMPLSELRKLFVLDELSLDDLRRHLESLQQEWHDRGLELIALASGWRFQSRPEMQRYLTRLNPERPPKYSRAVLETLAIIAWRQPVTRGDIEDIRGVTVSSQIIRTLEDRGWIEVLGYRDAPGRPALLGTTRQFLDDLGLKALDELPELESQEAVVALAGLEFEEIPLEESGLSDGQAEAGRAESELPGPEPDESDRVEPEQATPDQGHTDDAASSEIKKIETEYLKEND; this is encoded by the coding sequence ATGACTGAAGCCGAGATCATCCGAGTGCTGGAAACCGCGCTGCTGTGCGCCGACCAGCCCATGCCATTAAGCGAGCTGCGCAAGCTCTTTGTACTGGATGAACTTTCGTTGGATGATTTGCGCCGCCACCTTGAGTCGCTGCAGCAGGAATGGCATGACAGAGGTCTGGAGCTGATTGCGTTGGCCAGCGGCTGGAGATTTCAGAGCCGCCCCGAGATGCAGCGTTACCTGACCAGGCTGAATCCCGAGAGGCCGCCAAAATATTCGCGGGCAGTGCTTGAAACCCTGGCCATTATCGCTTGGCGGCAGCCTGTCACTCGAGGCGATATCGAGGACATTCGCGGTGTGACAGTCTCTTCACAAATCATACGCACGCTTGAAGACCGCGGCTGGATAGAAGTCCTGGGGTATCGCGATGCGCCGGGTAGGCCAGCTCTGCTGGGTACGACGCGCCAGTTCCTGGATGACCTTGGTTTGAAGGCTCTGGATGAACTGCCCGAGCTTGAGTCACAAGAGGCGGTGGTAGCTTTGGCGGGGCTTGAGTTCGAAGAGATTCCCCTCGAAGAGTCGGGCTTGAGTGATGGCCAGGCAGAAGCAGGGCGCGCTGAATCAGAGCTGCCGGGCCCCGAGCCAGACGAATCAGACCGGGTGGAGCCAGAGCAGGCGACGCCGGACCAAGGCCATACGGATGACGCAGCGTCATCGGAAATAAAAAAGATTGAAACGGAGTACCTGAAAGAAAATGACTGA